The following coding sequences are from one Papilio machaon chromosome 8, ilPapMach1.1, whole genome shotgun sequence window:
- the LOC106718383 gene encoding uncharacterized protein LOC106718383: MEIDFNKMFRIMIFAMRVNRSHPDIARDRKWVLQFICVHGIFFIMFCALVYSIVFYDIKSKDFTQACSNGAICIVFIVVTFKYSVMLYYQNLFKDMIQIMKNDYKLSTELPLEEQQIVLHFALKGKGVLKLWLIVSICTASLFPVKSIVLMIYYKIIGDFKFVLLYDLTYPAGLEEHKNEPGTFAILYIAFLFYDFYSMFMYIAFAPLGPIFMLHVCGQLELVRNRLLMIYPNNSFDNEKVLNNFKDIIVHLQKIYSFVEDLKSSFKLLYEMTLKATILILPITFFLVIQSFKDGEVSLEFITIIIGAITLSGIPCYYSDLLMETGESVRLALYSSKWEIYWDKRVRSILLVALVRTERPVAIRSMFGPLCLVALTDVFHHSYAIFNLMNAAWN, translated from the exons AtggaaattgattttaataaaatgtttagaatAATGATATTTGCAATGCGAGTGAATAGATCCCATCCAGATATAGCGAGAGATAGGAAATGGGTTCTGCAATTTATTTGTGTTCacggaatattttttataatgttctgCGCTTTGGTTTacagtattgttttttatgatataaaaagcaAAGATTTCACACAAGCGTGTTCGAATGGCGCTATATGCATTGTATTCATTGTTGTCACGTTTAAGTACAGCGTTATGTTATATTATCAAAACTTATTCAAAGATATGatacaaataatgaaaaatgattACAAATTATCTACAGAATTACCATTAGAGGAGCAACAAATTGTATTACACTTTGCTTTAAAAGGCAAAGGAGTTTTGAAACTGTGGCTTATAGTATCTATTTGTACAGCTTCTCTTTTTCCAGTAAAATCTAtagttttaatgatttattacaaGATTATAGGCGATTTCAAATTCGTTCTTCTTTACGATTTGACGTATCCTGCAGGATTAGAAGAGCATAAAAATGAACCGGGAACATTTGCTATTCTATACATAGCATTCttattttatgatttctaTTCAATGTTCATGTATATAGCATTTGCACCACTGGGTCCAATATTTATGCTTCATGTATGTGGTCAGTTAGAACTTGTTAGAAATAGACTGTTAATGATCTATCCTAATAATTCATTTGATAACGAGAaagtattgaataattttaaagatattatagTGCATTTGCAGAAAATTTACAG ttttgtaGAAGATTTAAAGTCAagctttaaattattgtatgaaATGACATTGAAAGctacaattttaatacttcctattacattttttttggtaatacaG TCTTTTAAAGATGGTGAAGTTAGTTTAGAATTTATAACGATAATAATCGGAGCTATAACGTTAAGCGGTATTCCTTGCTACTATAGCGATTTATTAATGGAAACG GGAGAAAGTGTGCGTTTAGCTTTATACTCCTCTAAATGGGAAATATACTGGGATAAACGTGTGCGTTCAATACTTCTTGTTGCGCTGGTGCGCACGGAGAGACCGGTGGCCATTCGCTCTATGTTCGGACCTTTGTGTCTTGTCGCACTTACTGAT GTTTTTCATCATTCATACGCGATATTTAATCTAATGAATGctgcatggaattaa
- the LOC106717960 gene encoding arylsulfatase B — protein sequence MITVKSNFEVRIKMWSGSLCFVLIIILLSDVQKVEGEWKRPNIVFIIADDMGYDDVSFHGSDQIMTPNIDLLAYTGVALERYYSHAACTPSRSALLTGKYAHVTGMQGYPLTNSEDRGLPVTEKIMPQYFKELGYATHLVGKWHVGQSRTDFLPTMRGFDTHFGHRGGFIDYYEYTLQEENGVEEVTGFGLFRNLSVAWNDEGYITDLYTKEAKSIIMSHNDSQPLLLVVAHNAPHSANTAAVLQAPPDAVRSMRHIESPQRRIYAGMVKRLDESVGEIVNTLLEKNIINNTIIVFVSDNGGMTSGDSMNYASNWPLRGLKMSPFEGGIRVNGLIWSQNLTENNHSWKGYFHVSDWLPTLMRAVGADPPLGIDGFDLWDNIIKNKPSKRTEMYEFDDIGGHYTIFFNEYKLVTGHVPTELGDYEGGEELKSIIGNGPDYNDTLQNSVMYDVLCSIGKPFDFEKAKLRDKLKLTCHEEVEKNPHLCFPQNTLWCLYNVIEDPCETENLSENNQGFIRSMLNRLQKEIARSIPRQKVKRDPRSSPRLHNYTWDVWADDINPSLVSS from the exons ATGATCACTGTCAAGAGTAATTTTGAAGTGCGAATAAA aatgTGGTCAGGCAGCTTGTGTTTTGTactcataattatattattgtcaGATGTACAAAAAGTTGAAGGAGAATGGAAGAGACCTAACATTGTCTTTATTATTGCGGATGATATg GGTTACGATGATGTTAGCTTTCACGGTTCAGATCAGATTATGACGCCGAACATCGACCTGCTGGCTTACACGGGCGTTGCTTTGGAGAGATACTACAGTCATGCAGCATGTACGCCATCGCGATCTGCTCTACTCACTGGCAAATATGCTCACGTTACAG GTATGCAAGGATATCCTCTAACAAACAGCGAAGATAGGGGTCTGCCAGTTACTGAGAAAATTATGCCCCAATATTTCAAAGAGCTCGGTTACGCGACTCACTTGGTCGGCAAATGGCACGTCGGCCAATCCCGCACTGATTTCCTGCCAACGATGCGGGGATTTGATACTCATTTTGGTCACAGAGGAGGTTTTATAGATTATTATGAATATACACTTCAGGAAGAG AATGGTGTTGAGGAAGTGACTGGATTTGGACTATTCAGAAATTTAAGTGTGGCTTGGAATGACGAGGGTTACATCACAGATCTTTATACAAAGGAGGCGAAatcaa TAATTATGTCACACAATGATTCCCAGCCGTTACTCCTAGTTGTAGCACACAACGCACCACATTCGGCTAACACAGCCGCTGTATTGCAAGCACCTCCTGATGCAGTTAGGTCCATGCGACATATTGAGTCACCTCAAAGGAGAATTTACGCAG GAATGGTCAAAAGACTGGATGAAAGCGTTGGGGAAATAGTTAATACACTATtagaaaagaatattattaataacactATCATCGTGTTTGTATCTGACAATGGTGGCATGACATCGGGCGATTCAATGAATTATGCATCAAACTGGCCTTTGCGAGGTCTTAAAATGTCCCCTTTTGAAGGTGGTATTAGAGTGAACGGACTGATATGGTCTCAAAATTTGACCGAGAATAATCATTCTTGGAAAGGATACTTTCATGTATCTGATTGGTTACCGACATTGATGAGAGCCGTTGGTGCAGACCCGCCATTAGGAATTGATGGCTTTGATCTGTGggataacattattaaaaacaaacccTCTAAAAGAACTGAAATGTATGAGTTTGATGATATTGGAGGGCactatacaattttttttaacgaatacaaactggtGACAGGACATGTACCAACCGAGTTGGGAGATTATGAAGGTGGTGAAGAACTTAAATCTATTATAGGAAATGGGCCCGACTACAACGATACTCTACAAAACAGTGTCATGTATGACGTGCTTTGCAGTATAGGAAAACcatttgattttgaaaaagCTAAGCTTcgagacaaattaaaattaacttgcCACGAAGAAGTCGAGAAAAATCCTCACCTTTGCTTTCCACAAAACA CTTTATGGTGCTTGTACAATGTTATAGAGGACCCATGTGAAACGGAAAACCTGAGCGAAAATAACCAAGGGTTTATTCGAAGCATGTTGAATAGACTACAAAAGGAGATAGCCAGAAGCATACCAagacaaaaagtaaaaagggACCCTAGATCTTCGCCACGCTTACATAACTACACTTGGGACGTCTGGGCTGACGACATTAACCCAAGTTTAGTTAGTAGTTAA